A genomic stretch from Bacteroidota bacterium includes:
- a CDS encoding NAD(P)-dependent oxidoreductase produces MTILIADAFSEDGTQQFREAGHTVVSDPGLKGEALTAALAEHAPDILIVRSTGVTPADPDASSGLELIVRAGAGYDTIDVAGASQRGIFVANCPGKNAAAVAELAFGLILGLDRRIPDNVSEARQGRWNKGGFSKAFGVKGCTLGLIGLGNIGQEMVPRAKAFGMHVVAWSRSLTDETAADLGVARMESPEAVAGASDIVSVHVASTPATEGLVGGAVFEAMAPKTFLINTSRAAVVDEEAARRAMEEKDIRFATDVPSGEPSAKEGAFDHPLAAHPNFYVTHHIGASTEQATEAIGQEAVRVVTTYAETGRVPNCVNLAEQSPATHLLTVRHHDRVGVLAGVLDAARQAGWNVQEMENLIFAGAEAACARIRFDGEEDDATLQAIRAQDHVLAASVIAL; encoded by the coding sequence ATGACCATTCTCATCGCCGATGCCTTTTCGGAAGACGGCACCCAGCAATTCCGCGAAGCTGGCCACACTGTCGTCTCCGACCCAGGCCTCAAGGGCGAGGCGCTCACCGCGGCCCTCGCCGAGCACGCGCCGGACATCCTCATCGTCCGCTCGACCGGAGTTACGCCCGCCGACCCCGACGCCTCCTCGGGGCTAGAACTGATCGTCCGGGCGGGCGCGGGGTACGACACGATTGACGTGGCTGGTGCGTCGCAGCGCGGCATCTTCGTCGCCAACTGCCCGGGCAAGAACGCGGCGGCGGTCGCCGAACTCGCCTTCGGGCTGATCCTCGGGCTGGACCGGCGGATCCCCGACAACGTCAGCGAGGCGCGGCAGGGGCGGTGGAACAAGGGCGGCTTCTCGAAGGCATTCGGGGTCAAGGGCTGCACGCTCGGGCTGATCGGGCTGGGCAACATCGGGCAGGAGATGGTCCCGCGCGCGAAGGCGTTCGGGATGCACGTCGTCGCGTGGAGCCGCTCGCTCACCGACGAGACGGCGGCCGACCTCGGGGTCGCCCGGATGGAGTCGCCCGAGGCTGTGGCGGGGGCCTCGGACATCGTCTCGGTCCACGTCGCCTCCACGCCGGCCACCGAAGGCCTCGTCGGGGGCGCGGTCTTCGAGGCGATGGCTCCGAAGACGTTCCTCATCAACACGAGCCGTGCGGCGGTCGTGGACGAGGAGGCCGCGCGCCGGGCGATGGAGGAGAAGGACATCCGCTTCGCCACCGACGTGCCCTCCGGCGAGCCATCGGCGAAGGAGGGCGCGTTCGATCACCCTCTCGCGGCGCATCCCAACTTCTACGTCACCCACCACATCGGGGCCTCGACCGAGCAGGCGACGGAGGCTATCGGCCAAGAGGCCGTCCGCGTCGTCACGACTTACGCCGAGACCGGGCGCGTCCCGAACTGCGTCAACCTCGCCGAGCAGTCGCCCGCGACGCACCTGCTGACGGTCCGCCACCACGACCGGGTGGGCGTGCTCGCCGGCGTCCTCGACGCGGCGCGCCAGGCCGGGTGGAACGTGCAGGAGATGGAAAACCTCATCTTCGCTGGAGCCGAGGCCGCCTGTGCCCGGATCCGCTTCGACGGTGAGGAAGACGACGCGACGCTCCAGGCCATCCGCGCGCAAGACCACGTCCTCGCCGCCTCCGTCATCGCCCTCTGA
- a CDS encoding copper oxidase: MSRFSRRDWLKASTLGIGGAALGAHRAAALPVRLGPTATSRPALVPASNLSTRWTGDRPARVHTPNGSSITGRRASDGAWVYEFTVGEVEHTFAPGLTATCWGYNGQVHGPTVEAAEGDRVRLYVTNRLGVATTVHWHGLFLPSGMDGVGGLSQPAIPPGETFVYEFTLRQNGTFMYHSHHDEMTQIALGLTGLFVVHPRREANPVDRDIAIMLHEWYVAPGTSRPDPNAMSDFNILTMNARAFPGTDPLVVGHRDRVRIRFGNLSPMDHHPVHVHGHAWTLVATDGGPIPAAGQWPETTVLVPVGSTRTVEFTADALGDWAMHCHMTHHVMNQMGHEIPNTTGVDSAALDRDVRPLLPGYNTMGEHGMDEMGRHIEMGHMPVPENSIPMLGAPGPFGYITMGGMYTNLLVREKPVDYDRFPGWYDHPPGTVARAATPEEATRDGVRLAPMQRHDAPHREQSHDGHSMH, translated from the coding sequence ATGTCCCGATTCTCCCGCCGCGACTGGCTCAAGGCCAGCACCCTCGGCATCGGCGGTGCCGCCCTCGGCGCGCACCGCGCCGCCGCGCTCCCCGTCCGCCTCGGTCCCACCGCCACCTCACGCCCGGCGCTCGTGCCTGCCTCGAACCTCTCGACGCGCTGGACGGGCGACCGCCCCGCCCGCGTCCACACGCCCAACGGCTCGTCCATCACAGGCCGCCGCGCCTCCGACGGCGCATGGGTCTACGAGTTCACCGTCGGAGAAGTCGAGCACACCTTCGCCCCCGGCCTGACGGCGACGTGCTGGGGTTACAACGGGCAGGTCCACGGGCCGACGGTCGAGGCCGCCGAGGGCGACCGCGTCCGCCTCTACGTCACCAACCGCCTCGGCGTGGCGACGACCGTCCACTGGCACGGGCTGTTCCTGCCGAGCGGGATGGACGGCGTCGGTGGCCTCAGCCAGCCCGCCATTCCGCCGGGCGAGACGTTCGTCTACGAGTTCACGCTGAGGCAGAACGGCACCTTCATGTACCATAGCCACCACGACGAGATGACGCAGATCGCGCTCGGGCTGACGGGGCTGTTCGTCGTCCACCCGCGCCGCGAAGCGAACCCGGTGGACCGTGACATCGCGATCATGCTCCACGAGTGGTACGTCGCCCCCGGCACGAGCCGCCCGGACCCGAACGCGATGTCGGACTTCAATATTCTGACGATGAACGCCCGGGCGTTTCCCGGCACCGACCCGCTCGTCGTCGGGCACCGGGACCGGGTGCGCATCCGTTTCGGCAACCTCTCGCCAATGGACCACCACCCGGTCCACGTTCACGGCCACGCCTGGACGCTCGTCGCCACCGACGGCGGGCCGATCCCGGCGGCGGGGCAGTGGCCCGAGACGACCGTCCTCGTCCCCGTCGGCTCGACGCGCACGGTCGAGTTCACCGCCGACGCGCTCGGCGACTGGGCGATGCACTGCCACATGACGCACCACGTCATGAACCAGATGGGGCATGAGATCCCGAACACGACGGGCGTGGATTCGGCGGCGCTCGACCGCGACGTACGCCCGCTTCTGCCCGGCTACAACACGATGGGCGAGCACGGCATGGACGAGATGGGGCGGCACATCGAGATGGGCCACATGCCAGTCCCCGAAAACTCGATCCCGATGCTGGGCGCGCCCGGCCCGTTCGGCTACATCACGATGGGCGGGATGTATACCAACCTCCTGGTCCGGGAGAAACCCGTGGACTACGACCGCTTCCCCGGCTGGTACGATCACCCGCCAGGCACCGTCGCCCGCGCCGCGACGCCCGAAGAGGCCACCCGCGACGGCGTCCGTCTCGCTCCGATGCAACGCCACGACGCGCCACACCGGGAGCAGTCCCACGACGGTCACTCGATGCACTGA
- a CDS encoding T9SS type A sorting domain-containing protein — translation MRILFTALLLGLFAAPYVEAQSCNPDTFEPIAITWPEGEGVDPIWALSFLPPSSSTGIVGSGLEVRDVTFNGREVLKRGHVPILNVKYENESCDCYRDWNYQDQQFEADNAVSTCYADATPGSVQTMCDAAPTNCVDTNNDGEPDRCDDVGSFEGVAVERFDDRLVLSTQYSAGWYRYTARWTFFEDGTIHPRFGFTSTGSVCTQNPRRHHAYWRLDFDIEGNANDYVLERSAVAEDVVFETETRRTWGDPDDGIAWTIADVATERGYTVAPSAADYLTPVNPMTGIPAIDNFAREDAVIARYQPGELDDGIGFAGGTPNCDAEFEGEGNATQAIVNGDDVYDQDIVFWYRSGATKGDIDPGTCYVVGPVLTPVGDWGQPPVAAEEQARPTGYTLDDPYPNPFDQTTTLRFSVEEAQAVTLVLYDTAGRLVRTLYEGTLAAGQPQTVVMQGTDLPSGVYTVRLEGKSFTGSTRVVLLK, via the coding sequence ATGCGCATTCTCTTTACTGCTCTTCTGCTGGGCCTTTTCGCAGCCCCCTACGTCGAGGCGCAATCCTGCAACCCGGACACCTTCGAGCCTATCGCCATCACCTGGCCTGAGGGCGAGGGCGTAGATCCGATCTGGGCGCTGTCCTTCCTCCCGCCCTCCTCCAGCACCGGCATCGTCGGCTCGGGCCTCGAAGTACGCGACGTGACCTTCAACGGACGCGAAGTCCTGAAGCGCGGCCACGTCCCGATCCTAAACGTGAAGTATGAGAACGAAAGCTGCGACTGCTACCGCGACTGGAACTACCAGGATCAGCAGTTCGAGGCTGACAACGCGGTGAGTACCTGCTATGCCGACGCGACGCCAGGCAGCGTCCAGACGATGTGTGATGCAGCCCCGACCAACTGCGTGGACACCAACAACGACGGCGAGCCGGACCGCTGCGACGACGTAGGCTCGTTCGAGGGCGTTGCCGTCGAGCGCTTCGACGACCGCCTCGTGCTCTCGACCCAGTACAGCGCCGGCTGGTATCGCTACACGGCGCGCTGGACCTTCTTCGAGGACGGCACGATCCACCCCCGCTTCGGCTTCACCTCCACCGGCAGCGTCTGCACGCAGAACCCACGTCGCCACCACGCCTACTGGCGCCTGGACTTCGACATCGAGGGCAATGCCAACGATTATGTCCTGGAGCGGAGCGCCGTCGCCGAGGACGTAGTCTTCGAGACCGAGACCCGCCGGACGTGGGGCGATCCGGACGACGGCATCGCGTGGACCATCGCCGACGTAGCCACCGAGCGCGGTTACACCGTGGCTCCGAGTGCTGCCGACTACCTCACCCCCGTCAACCCCATGACGGGTATCCCGGCCATCGACAACTTCGCCCGCGAGGATGCGGTCATTGCCCGGTACCAGCCTGGCGAACTCGACGACGGCATCGGCTTCGCAGGTGGCACGCCCAACTGCGACGCTGAGTTTGAGGGCGAGGGCAACGCGACGCAGGCCATCGTCAACGGCGACGATGTCTACGACCAGGACATCGTCTTCTGGTACCGGTCCGGTGCCACCAAGGGAGACATCGACCCCGGCACCTGCTACGTCGTCGGCCCCGTCTTGACGCCGGTCGGCGATTGGGGGCAGCCTCCGGTTGCCGCTGAGGAGCAGGCCAGGCCGACGGGCTACACGCTCGACGATCCCTACCCGAACCCGTTCGACCAGACCACGACGCTCCGCTTCTCGGTCGAGGAGGCGCAGGCGGTCACGCTCGTGCTCTACGACACCGCCGGCCGGCTCGTTCGCACACTCTACGAGGGCACGCTCGCCGCCGGTCAGCCGCAGACCGTGGTGATGCAGGGCACCGACCTCCCGAGTGGCGTCTACACGGTCCGGCTCGAAGGCAAGTCGTTCACCGGCAGCACACGCGTGGTCCTGCTTAAGTAA
- a CDS encoding DUF305 domain-containing protein, with translation MSYTRFFAMIATSTAVMFVLMYSTVHALDHVWWSQTKFWMALYMGAAMAVIMLAFMLKMYDDRRKNVAIGVGAVLVFAASFFLVRSQDTVDDVAWMKAMIPHHSIAVLTSERAHLTDPRVRELAAEIIRAQRREIAEMEALIDNLDNR, from the coding sequence ATGTCCTACACCCGCTTCTTCGCCATGATCGCCACCTCGACGGCGGTGATGTTCGTGCTCATGTACTCTACCGTCCACGCGCTCGACCACGTCTGGTGGAGCCAGACGAAGTTCTGGATGGCGCTCTACATGGGTGCGGCGATGGCCGTTATCATGCTCGCGTTCATGCTGAAGATGTACGACGACCGGCGGAAGAACGTCGCCATCGGCGTCGGAGCAGTCCTCGTCTTCGCCGCGTCGTTCTTCCTCGTCCGCAGCCAGGACACGGTGGACGACGTAGCGTGGATGAAGGCCATGATCCCGCACCACTCCATCGCGGTGCTGACGAGCGAGCGGGCGCACCTCACGGACCCGCGCGTCCGCGAGCTCGCCGCCGAGATCATCCGCGCCCAGCGCCGCGAGATCGCCGAGATGGAAGCGCTCATCGACAACCTCGACAACCGGTAG
- a CDS encoding TolC family protein has product MDILRSIPALALAGITLAGCATIAPQRAFDDVRSTLDDRLDAHIAWRIGTTEDAAADSAVAALLADSLTADAAVQVVLLNNRRLQATYEALGVAQADLVQAGLLSNPVFGAGALWSLEERGAPDLRFSVAFPFLDVLYLPLRRRIARSDYEATRLRVSGAVLRFAAATRSAFYRAQADAAVAAMQRAVVENAEAAYSAVRLLREAGNVPAVDVLAERTRLEQTRLDLVATEAQAAESREALARHMGLERADFALAGALPPVPRDTLASEDAEARAVEASLALAAARQDVVTLGERLGLARPEQLLPDLEAGGEVEREEGEWEAGPEVEVVLPLLDQGQARLARLRSELRRRRAVYDALGAEVRSAARQFALRLDAARAVAERYERTVLPLHADLTAQTLRQYNAMQTGVFGLLQVQQQEVRASRRYLGALAAYWTARTDLALLFQGGMPALDRSPLGGFDASSDPMSTPADDH; this is encoded by the coding sequence ATGGACATCCTCCGCTCCATCCCGGCGCTCGCGCTCGCCGGGATCACGCTCGCGGGCTGCGCGACCATCGCCCCGCAACGCGCCTTCGATGACGTGCGCAGTACGCTCGATGACCGCCTCGACGCCCACATCGCTTGGCGCATCGGCACCACCGAAGACGCCGCCGCCGACAGCGCCGTCGCCGCCCTCCTCGCCGACTCGCTCACCGCCGACGCCGCGGTACAAGTCGTCCTCCTCAACAACCGCCGGTTGCAGGCGACTTACGAGGCGCTCGGCGTCGCGCAGGCTGACCTCGTGCAGGCGGGCCTGCTGTCGAACCCGGTCTTCGGCGCAGGTGCGCTGTGGTCGCTGGAAGAACGGGGTGCGCCGGACCTCCGGTTCAGCGTCGCGTTCCCCTTCCTCGACGTGCTGTATCTCCCGCTCCGCCGCCGGATCGCCCGGAGCGACTACGAGGCGACCCGGCTCCGCGTCAGCGGGGCAGTGCTCAGGTTCGCCGCCGCCACGCGCTCGGCGTTCTACCGTGCCCAGGCGGACGCGGCGGTCGCCGCGATGCAGCGCGCCGTAGTCGAAAACGCCGAGGCCGCGTACAGCGCGGTCCGCTTGCTGCGCGAGGCGGGCAACGTCCCGGCGGTGGACGTGCTCGCCGAGCGGACCCGGCTCGAACAGACGCGCCTCGACCTGGTGGCAACCGAAGCGCAGGCGGCCGAGAGCCGGGAAGCGCTCGCCCGCCACATGGGACTGGAGCGCGCAGACTTCGCGCTGGCAGGCGCGTTGCCGCCCGTACCCCGCGACACCCTCGCTTCGGAAGACGCCGAGGCCCGAGCGGTCGAGGCCAGCCTCGCGCTCGCCGCTGCCCGGCAGGACGTCGTCACGCTCGGCGAGCGGCTCGGCCTGGCCCGGCCCGAGCAGCTGCTGCCCGACCTGGAGGCCGGCGGCGAGGTCGAGCGCGAGGAGGGCGAGTGGGAAGCCGGTCCCGAAGTCGAGGTGGTGTTGCCCCTACTCGACCAGGGGCAGGCTCGCCTGGCTCGCCTCAGGTCCGAGTTGCGCCGCCGCCGGGCGGTCTACGACGCGCTCGGTGCCGAGGTCCGGTCTGCCGCTCGGCAGTTCGCCCTCCGCCTCGACGCGGCGCGGGCCGTCGCCGAGCGCTACGAGCGCACCGTACTCCCGCTCCACGCTGACCTGACGGCGCAGACGCTGCGCCAGTACAACGCGATGCAGACCGGCGTCTTCGGGCTGCTCCAGGTGCAGCAGCAGGAGGTCCGCGCCAGCCGCCGCTACCTCGGCGCGCTCGCGGCCTACTGGACCGCGCGCACCGACCTCGCGCTTCTCTTCCAGGGCGGGATGCCCGCCCTCGACCGCTCCCCGCTCGGTGGCTTCGACGCATCGAGCGATCCGATGAGCACTCCTGCCGACGACCACTAA
- a CDS encoding DUF1015 family protein: MATVLPFRALRPAPGRGEDVASVPYDVVNTEEARALAEGRPYSFLHVIRPEIGLPEGTDEHDDRVYEAGADALRRFATSDAFVEEETPAFYVYRLTMDGRAQTGLFGLVTVAEYDDGTILKHEKTRPDKEDDRTRHIVTQRAHAEPVMLTYRGTPAINALVEEATQGEALYAFTAVDGVRHEVWRMPNAPAVQEAFRHVPNLYVADGHHRSAAASRAAKEVADNDEVGGFMAVLFPYEEMMIMPYNRVIYRLPDTPDAFLAALRERFEVADGAAPEPVGPGHVSVYLGGRWYDLALPETERDTVADTLDVARLGEHLLEPMLGITNPRTDANIGFVGGIRGTGELERLVDSGKAALAISMSATRPDELLAVSDAGQLMPPKSTWFEPKLRSGLLVHRF; encoded by the coding sequence ATGGCTACGGTTCTTCCCTTTCGCGCGCTGCGCCCCGCGCCCGGCCGCGGCGAGGACGTGGCGTCGGTTCCCTACGACGTGGTCAACACCGAGGAGGCGCGGGCGCTCGCCGAGGGGCGGCCCTACTCGTTCCTCCACGTCATCCGCCCCGAGATCGGGCTGCCCGAGGGAACGGACGAGCACGACGACCGCGTCTACGAGGCCGGGGCCGACGCGCTCCGCCGCTTTGCCACGAGCGATGCGTTCGTCGAGGAAGAGACCCCCGCGTTCTACGTCTACCGGCTCACGATGGACGGGCGGGCGCAGACCGGCCTCTTCGGCCTCGTGACCGTTGCCGAGTACGACGACGGCACGATCCTCAAGCACGAGAAGACGCGGCCCGACAAGGAGGACGACCGCACGCGGCACATCGTCACGCAGCGCGCCCACGCCGAGCCGGTGATGCTGACCTACCGGGGCACGCCCGCCATTAACGCACTCGTCGAAGAGGCCACGCAGGGCGAGGCGCTCTACGCGTTCACCGCCGTCGACGGCGTCCGGCACGAGGTCTGGCGGATGCCCAACGCACCGGCGGTGCAGGAGGCGTTCCGGCACGTTCCAAACCTCTACGTCGCCGACGGGCACCACCGCTCGGCGGCGGCGAGCCGGGCAGCGAAGGAGGTCGCCGACAACGACGAAGTCGGCGGGTTCATGGCGGTCCTCTTCCCCTACGAGGAGATGATGATCATGCCCTACAACCGGGTGATCTACCGCCTCCCCGACACGCCCGACGCGTTCCTCGCGGCACTCCGCGAGCGGTTCGAGGTGGCGGACGGCGCCGCACCTGAACCGGTAGGACCAGGGCACGTCTCGGTCTACCTCGGCGGCCGGTGGTACGACCTGGCGCTGCCCGAGACCGAACGCGACACGGTCGCCGACACGCTCGACGTGGCGCGCCTCGGCGAGCACCTCCTCGAACCGATGCTCGGCATCACGAACCCGCGCACGGACGCCAACATCGGCTTCGTCGGTGGCATCCGCGGGACGGGTGAACTGGAGCGGCTCGTGGACAGCGGCAAGGCGGCTCTCGCGATCTCGATGTCGGCCACGCGGCCGGACGAACTCCTCGCCGTCTCCGACGCCGGCCAGCTCATGCCGCCCAAGTCGACCTGGTTCGAGCCCAAGCTGCGCAGCGGCCTCCTCGTCCACCGCTTTTAG